The region AAGACGTACGAGGCGCGGTAGCGGGTGCCGAGCATCAGGCCGGCGAGGGCGGTCTTGTCGGGCAGTTCGGCGAGGAAGACGACGCCGAAGACGACGGCGGCGACGGTAAGGCTGAACACGGGGTGGGATACCTCGATCGGTCGGGCCGCACCAAAGGGGCCCGGGAAAGGGGTCGCTTCGGCACGGCAGCGTCAGACACTGCGGCCGAAGGTCTCGCTGGCGCGGTAGGGACACCTACCGCGCTCCGGGCGCCGGCTCCCCCGTCCCGTCCACGCGCGAGGCGCGCTCCACCGAGGTGGTGACGAGCGGGAGGGCAGTATGTCGACGGTCCGGCAGAGAGCTACTCCCCTTCTGCTGCCGTCCAGGGTACGCGGTGCAGCCGTCCGCGGGCGACCAGCTCCAGCACCGTCGCGCAGGCAGCCGCCTGCACCGCCAGCAGGGCCACCAGCACGAACAGCTGCACCGCACCCGCCTGCACGGGGGAGGCGCCGCCCAGCAGCATCCCGACGAACGCGCCGGGCAGTGTGACCAATCCCACGGTCCGGGTCTGGTCGAGCCCCGGCAGCAGGGCGTCCGAGGCGGCCGGGCGGGCGACCTCCATCCGCGCGTCGCGGTCCGGCAGCCCCAGCGCCAGGCCCGCCTCGAACTCGCCGCGCCGGGTCTCCAGCTCGTCCAGCGCCCGCCGCCCGCCCAGGACGGTGGCGGTCAGCGCGCCGCCGATCAGGATGCCCGCGACGGGGATCAGGGTGAGGCCGCGCGGCGGCACCAGGCCGGTGAGCAGCAGCAGGCCGACGACCGGGACGACCCCGGCGGCGATCGGCGCGGCGGCCCACCACCAGGTGCGGTTCTGGGTGATCCGGCGGCCGGCGGTCCGTACCGCCACCGCGAACATCAGCAGGAGGAAGCACAGCAGCCAGGGCAGGGCGT is a window of Streptomyces caniferus DNA encoding:
- a CDS encoding ABC transporter permease — protein: MLLPVNVTLGVVLAVLLAAAVAVAALAHLGHARAIAVAGLRAAAQLAAVSYLIGWVVHALPWLLCFLLLMFAVAVRTAGRRITQNRTWWWAAAPIAAGVVPVVGLLLLTGLVPPRGLTLIPVAGILIGGALTATVLGGRRALDELETRRGEFEAGLALGLPDRDARMEVARPAASDALLPGLDQTRTVGLVTLPGAFVGMLLGGASPVQAGAVQLFVLVALLAVQAAACATVLELVARGRLHRVPWTAAEGE